One Vigna unguiculata cultivar IT97K-499-35 chromosome 7, ASM411807v1, whole genome shotgun sequence genomic region harbors:
- the LOC114189687 gene encoding non-specific lipid-transfer protein-like protein At2g13820: protein MAEEMMKMGVVLVIMSVLCAGAAALSSTCETVLVSLSPCLNYIDGNSSTPSSGCCTQFATVVSSEPRCLCEVLNGGASSLGVPINQTKALTLPTACKVHTPPISRCNATSPAESPHSSPSGTGSKKVPPPDNASSMPPAENASSAANSVNFSVPLLFLVLASTFATLVR from the exons ATGGCAgaagaaatgatgaagatggGTGTGGTTTTGGTAATCATGAGCGTGCTGTGTGCAGGTGCTGCGGCACTATCATCAACCTGCGAAACTGTGTTGGTGAGCCTGTCACCGTGCCTGAACTACATCGACGGCAACTCCTCCACCCCTTCTTCAGGCTGCTGCACTCAGTTTGCCACTGTTGTCAGCTCAGAGCCACGGTGCCTCTGTGAGGTTCTTAACGGCGGAGCATCTTCATTGGGAGTCCCAATCAACCAAACCAAAGCTCTCACCTTGCCTACTGCTTGCAAGGTCCACACCCCACCCATCTCTCGCTGCAATG CTACTTCGCCAGCCGAGTCTCCGCATTCAAGTCCATCAG GAACTGGTTCCAAAAAGGTGCCCCCCCCAGATAATGCTTCGTCCATGCCCCCTGCAGAAAATGCTTCGTCCGCTGCAAATTCCGTCAACTTTTCTGTTCCTCTGCTGTTTCTGGTTCTTGCATCAACATTTGCCACACTGGTTCGTTGA
- the LOC114192282 gene encoding non-specific lipid-transfer protein-like protein At2g13820: MAEERMKMSVVLVMMSMLCAGAAAQSSSCTNALVSLSPCLNYIAGNSSTPSSECCSKLATVVSSQPQCLCEVLNGGTSSLGITINQTQALALPTACNVQTPPTTQCKAASPAESPNSNPSGTGSTNVPTTDNGSSGANSDKFSVPLLFLVLASTFATLIR; this comes from the exons ATGGCAGAAGAGAGGATGAAGATGAGTGTGGTTTTGGTGATGATGAGCATGCTGTGTGCAGGTGCTGCGGCACAATCATCAAGTTGCACAAATGCGTTGGTGAGCCTGTCACCGTGCCTGAACTACATCGCCGGCAACTCCTCCACCCCTTCTTCAGAGTGCTGCTCTAAGCTTGCCACTGTTGTGAGCTCACAGCCACAGTGCCTGTGTGAGGTTCTTAACGGAGGAACATCTTCATTGGGAATCACAATCAACCAAACCCAAGCTCTGGCCTTGCCTACTGCTTGCAATGTCCAGACCCCACCCACCACTCAGTGCAAAG CTGCTTCGCCAGCGGAATCTCCGAATTCGAATCCATCAG GAACCGGATCCACAAACGTGCCCACCACAGATAATGGTTCATCCGGTGCAAACTCCGACAAGTTTTCTGTTCCTTTGCTGTTTCTGGTTCTTGCATCAACATTTGCGACACTGATTCGTTAA
- the LOC114191088 gene encoding FCS-Like Zinc finger 8-like has translation MADSGSSEKYKKSVSSSFFSSPRLFTNFTPKGFHETETMMSPTSILDSKPFSGFKNPFWSETNSPRTPGSEHKRHWDRLDSKGVGLGLVDALVDEEKHSEASSKHESRMVVFGSQLKIQIPPLSPTESSKLVAEKGNFSPGSVCMGKSASGGANSQRVFMGCLSASEMELSEDYTRVISHGPNPRTTHIFDNCVIESSCFELGCSVKENGCFPHHTNYHSRSFLSVCFHCKRNLGEGKDIYMYRGERAFCSNECRYQGMLLEEEMNKLEGSDIYGP, from the exons ATGGCAGATTCTGGTTCCTCAGAAAAGTACAAGAAATCCGTTTCGTCTTCTTTCTTCAGTTCTCCTAGGTTGTTCACCAATTTCACTCCCAAAGGTTTCCATGAAACCGAAACCATGATGAGCCCTACCTCCATACTCGACAGCAAGCCTTTCTCCGGTTTCAAGAACCCTTTTTGGTCCGAAACAAACAGCCCCAGAACCCCAGGGAGTGAACACAAGCGTCACTGGGACAGATTGGATTCTAAAGGTGTTGGTCTTGGCCTAGTGGACGCTCTTGTCGACGAAGAGAAACACAGTGAGGCGAGTTCCAAACATGAGAGTCGAATGGTTGTTTTTGGATCTCAGCTTAAGATTCAGATTCCTCCGCTGTCCCCAACTGAATCATCCAAATTAGTAGCTGAAAAGGGAAATTTTTCCCCTGGGAGTGTGTGCATGGGAAAATCTGCATCCGGGGGTGCTAATTCTCAGCGAGTTTTTATGGGATGTCTCTCTGCAAGCGAAATGGAACTCTCTGAGGACTACACTCGTGTGATTTCCCATGGGCCAAACCCAAGAACCACTCACATATTTGATAATTGCGTCATCGAGAGTAGCTGCTTCGAACTTGGGTGCTCTGTTAAGGAAAATGGGTGTTTTCCTCATCACACCAATTATCACTCTCGAAGCTTTTTGAGTGTCTGCTTTCACTGCAAAAGAAACCTTGGAGAGGGTAAAGACATCTACATGTACAG GGGTGAGAGAGCATTTTGCAGCAATGAATGCCGTTACCAAGGGATGCTTTTGGAGGAAGAGATGAATAAATTAGAAGGCAGTGATATTTACGGGCCATAG
- the LOC114189642 gene encoding folate-biopterin transporter 1, chloroplastic: MTCVYVLYLLPFLPSKFSNFYPSLTRRTPIISRTPPFRRRTRRNQPEMEMSGTVPRSSSSLRLSNEDSDPFLVSRISAGKDDALTTDIDLEASSSSKVPPRKHKYRMSSIKLFGVELSPDNVAVAMVYFVQGVLGLARLAVNFYLKDDLHLDPAEAAVIAGLSSLPWLVKPLYGFISDSVPLFGYRRRSYLVLSGLFGALSWSLMATFVDNKYSAAFCILLGSFSVAFSDVVVDSMVVERARGESQSTSGSLQSLCWGSSAFGGIVSSYFSGSLLDAYGVRFVFGVTSLLPLITSVVAILVKEQPMLGAATGPNLLFSGTEFWESSKQSIIQLWGSVRQRSVFLPTLFIFLWQATPQSDSAMFYFTTNSLGFTPEFLGRVKLVTSVASLLGVGIYNGFLKNVPLRKIFLATTLLGSTLGMTQVFLVTGLNRKFGISDEWFAIGDSLILTVLSQASFMPVLVLAARLCPEGMEATLFATLMSVSNGGSVLGGLLGAGLTQLFGITKDKFDNLAPLIILCNLSSLLPLPLLGLLPRDNPDGNPDDDSDIEMKCH, encoded by the exons atgacttGCGTTTACGTTTTGTATTTATTACCATTTCTACCCTCCAAATTTTCCAACTTTTATCCCTCACTCACACGCCGCACGCCAATTATCTCTCGTACTCCGCCATTCCGCCGGAGAACGCGTCGGAATCAGCCGGAAATGGAAATGTCCGGCACTGTACCGAGGTCTAGCTCCTCTCTCCGACTCAGTAACGAGGATAGCGACCCTTTTTTGGTTTCTCGTATAA GTGCTGGAAAAGATGACGCTTTAACAACTGATATCGATCTAGAggcttcttcctctagtaaagtTCCTCCTAGAAAGCACAAATATCGTATGAGCAGCATCAAATTGTTTGGGGTAGAGTTATCCCCTGACAATGTTGCTGTTGCGATGGTGTATTTTGTTCAAGGTGTTTTAGGTCTTGCAAGACTGGCTGTCAACTTTTACTTAAAAGATGATTTGCATTTGGACCCTGCTGAG GCAGCTGTCATTGCTGGTTTGTCTTCTTTACCGTGGCTTGTCAAGCCTCTGTATGGGTTTATTAG TGATTCGGTCCCCCTCTTTGGTTATCGAAGAAGGTCATACCTGGTTTTGTCAGGGCTGTTTGGTGCACTCTCATGGAGTTTGATGGCTACTTTTGTTGACAACAAATATAGTGCTGCTTTTTGCATACTTCTTGGATCTTTCTCTGTTGCCTTCTCGGATGTT GTTGTAGATTCAATGGTTGTGGAGAGGGCACGTGGTGAGTCACAAAGCACCTCAGGATCTCTTCAGTCTTTATGTTGGGGTTCTTCGGCCTTTGGTGGAATTGTGAGCTCGTATTTCAGTGGGTCTTTACTGGATGCATATGGAGTAAG GTTTGTTTTTGGGGTCACATCATTGCTTCCGTTGATAACATCTGTAGTTGCCATTCTTGTAAAAGAACAACCAATGCTCGGTGCAGCTACGGGGCCAAATCTTCTCTTTTCCGGGACAGAGTTTTGGGAAAGTTCAAAACAGAGCATTATTCAGCTCTGGGGTTCTGTGCGACAGCGTAGTGTTTTTCTACCCACTCTGTTTATTTTCTTGTGGCAAGCAACTCCGCAGTCTGACTCTGCGATGTTCTACTTTAC AACAAATTCTCTTGGTTTTACCCCGGAGTTTTTGGGACGTGTCAAGCTTGTTACCTCAGTTGCGTCTCTGCTTGGCGTTGGTATTTATAATGGATTTTTGAAGAATGTCCCTTTACGGAAAATATTTCTTGCAACTACCCTTTTAGGTTCAACTCTTGGGATGACTCAG GTTTTCCTTGTTACTGGACTAAACCGGAAATTTGGCATTAGTGATGAGTGGTTCGCGATTGGTGATTCATTAATTCTCACTGTTTTGAGTCAG GCTTCTTTCATGCCCGTTCTTGTGCTAGCAGCAAGATTATGTcctgaaggaatggaggcaactCTTTTCGCAACTCTCATGTCTGTATCTAATGGAGGGAGTGTTCTTGGGGGATTGTTAGGGGCGGGCTTGACTCAACTATTTGGAATTACCAAGGACAAATTTGATAACTTGGCACCTCTGATAATCCTTTGCAATCTTAGCTCATTATTGCCTCTACCTCTTCTTGGCCTTCTCCCTAGGGACAATCCTGATGGGAATCCGGACGACGATTCCGATATTGAGATGAAGTGTCATTGA